From the genome of Bos taurus isolate L1 Dominette 01449 registration number 42190680 breed Hereford chromosome 2, ARS-UCD2.0, whole genome shotgun sequence, one region includes:
- the LOC132343303 gene encoding small cysteine and glycine repeat-containing protein 4-like — MGCCGCGSCGGCGGGCGGGCGGGCGGGCGGGCGGGCGGGCGSCNRCRCYRVGCCTSCCPCCYGCCGGCCSVPVVCCHRRTCSCNSCGCGGGKGCCQQKCCCQQKCSCQKLCCH, encoded by the coding sequence ATGGGCTGCTGTGGTTGTGGAAGTTGTGGTGGCTGTGGTGGTGGCTGTGGTGGTGGCTGCGGTGGTGGCTGTGGCGGTGGCTGTGGAGGTGGCTGCGGTGGTGGCTGCGGTGGTGGCTGTGGCAGCTGCAACAGATGCAGATGCTACCGGGTGGGCTGCTGCAccagctgctgcccctgctgctatggctgctgtgGGGGCTGCTGCAGCGTCCCCGTGGTCTGCTGCCACCGCCGCACCTGCAGCTGCAACTCATGTGGCTGCGGCGGTGGGAAGGGCTGTTGCCAGCAGAAATGCTGCTGTCAGCAGAAATGCAGCTGCCAGAAGCTATGTTGCCACTAG
- the LOC132343302 gene encoding small cysteine and glycine repeat-containing protein 4-like, whose protein sequence is MGCCGCGSCGGCSGGCGSGCGGGCGGGCGGGCGGGCGGGCGSCSSCRCYRVGCCTSCCPCCYGCCGGCCSVPVVCCHRRTCSCNSCGCGCGKGCCQQKCCCQQKCSCKKQCCH, encoded by the coding sequence ATGGGCTGCTGTGGTTGTGGAAGTTGTGGTGGCTGCAGTGGTGGCTGTGGCAGTGGCTGTGGTGGTGGCTGCGGCGGTGGCTGTGGTGGTGGCTGTGGCGGTGGCTGTGGTGGTGGCTGCGGCAGCTGCAGCAGCTGCAGATGCTACCGGGTGGGCTGCTGCAccagctgctgcccctgctgctatggctgctgcgGTGGCTGCTGCAGCGTCCCCGTGGTCTGCTGCCACCGCCGCACCTGCAGCTGCAACTCGTGTGGCTGCGGCTGTGGGAAGGGCTGTTGCCAGCAGAAATGCTGCTGCCAGCAGAAGTGCAGCTGCAAGAAGCAATGCTGCCACTAG